A window of Candidatus Vicinibacter proximus contains these coding sequences:
- a CDS encoding proline iminopeptidase-family hydrolase, whose translation MRNFIFLITVLSIASCTQPCVQEKCLPLSYFQPQDTGILNGGIRMIPITTPKGNFKVWTKRIGNHPKIKLLLLHGGPGTGHEYFECMESFLPQEGIEFIYYDQLGTCNSDKPTDTSLWDLSRSVDELEQVRQALHLDSSNLYLLGHSWGGILAMEYALKYQQHLKGLIISDMMSDARAYGKYADEVLSKKLPATVLDTIRAIEHRKDFSNPQYMELLMPHFYEKFICRIPLEQWPEPVNRAFAKLNQQQYVIMQGPSEFGISGKLENWDRSNDLKQIKVRTLIIGATYDTMDPAHMEWMSKQISGALFHLCPNGSHMCMWDDQQSYFKGLIDFLKS comes from the coding sequence ATGCGTAATTTTATTTTTTTAATCACTGTCCTCTCTATTGCATCCTGTACCCAGCCATGCGTACAGGAAAAATGTTTGCCCCTAAGTTACTTCCAACCACAAGATACGGGCATACTAAATGGAGGAATTCGCATGATTCCCATTACTACTCCAAAAGGTAATTTTAAAGTATGGACCAAAAGGATTGGCAACCATCCAAAAATAAAACTTTTGCTGCTACATGGAGGACCGGGCACCGGGCATGAATATTTTGAATGCATGGAGAGTTTTCTTCCACAGGAAGGTATCGAATTTATTTATTACGACCAATTGGGAACCTGCAACAGTGATAAGCCGACAGACACCAGCCTTTGGGATCTGTCAAGATCAGTAGATGAGTTGGAACAGGTGCGTCAGGCATTGCATTTAGACAGCAGCAATTTGTATTTGTTGGGACATTCGTGGGGTGGAATTCTGGCAATGGAATATGCACTGAAATATCAACAACATCTTAAAGGACTGATAATATCCGATATGATGTCAGACGCAAGAGCATATGGCAAATATGCGGACGAAGTGTTGTCTAAAAAACTCCCTGCAACAGTACTGGATACCATTCGTGCCATCGAGCACAGAAAGGATTTTTCAAATCCTCAATACATGGAATTGCTGATGCCACATTTTTATGAAAAATTTATTTGCAGAATTCCTTTGGAGCAATGGCCTGAACCCGTGAATCGCGCTTTCGCAAAATTAAACCAACAACAATACGTGATCATGCAGGGGCCCAGTGAATTTGGTATCTCAGGCAAATTAGAAAATTGGGATCGGAGCAATGATCTAAAGCAAATTAAAGTTAGAACCTTGATCATCGGAGCAACTTATGATACCATGGATCCGGCACACATGGAATGGATGTCCAAACAAATCAGTGGTGCATTGTTTCATTTATGTCCAAATGGATCTCATATGTGCATGTGGGATGATCAGCAATCCTATTTTAAGGGATTGATTGATTTTTTAAAATCATGA
- a CDS encoding DUF1800 domain-containing protein, with the protein MKRSEFVRMFGGLNQSMRPDPQSGINPYTGPWTTTQVVHLLRRATFGVRKSEVDQLLSLGMNAAVDKLLDTAGAKDPIPSPPLNVYSTPAEPDPTTPYGQTFINAPAVTPIPPQYYQARTDVFKAWWAGNMIHQKMTITEKLTLFWFNHFALEADTVQIAQAMYYYYKLLRENALGNFKTMVKLVSVDPAMLRYLNGQLNSKAAPDENYARELQELFTIGKGPDATWTEDDVKAAAKVLTGYRINPLTTPISYYFDFNQHDLSTKRFSTFYNNKTITGKFGPAGEQELDELINMLTDNIETARHMVRKLYQFFVYYEIPNDVEMNVIRPLADLYKSSGYDNKKVVETLFKSEHFYDMLSVGCIIKSPLDYSIGLTKEFSIKFPDQSNLVNQYLSWGLIASLSAYQGLNIADPPVVSGWQAWYQSPQFHEIWINADTLANRNRVAENITSSKGVEFNGISLKVDPIILASSFSQPQDALQLVKDSVAILYNYTLSDTSIQYLKSFLIQGLPGDSYWTDIWLEYTGNPTDPALKNAVTLRLNALFKEIISQAEYHLS; encoded by the coding sequence ATGAAAAGATCAGAATTTGTAAGGATGTTTGGTGGATTGAATCAAAGTATGCGGCCAGATCCGCAATCGGGAATCAATCCTTATACAGGACCCTGGACCACTACACAGGTTGTGCATCTGTTGAGAAGAGCCACCTTCGGGGTTAGGAAATCGGAAGTGGACCAGTTGTTATCTCTGGGTATGAATGCAGCAGTAGACAAATTGCTGGATACCGCCGGGGCTAAAGATCCTATTCCATCCCCACCCCTGAATGTGTACAGCACACCGGCAGAACCCGATCCGACAACCCCTTACGGACAGACCTTTATCAATGCCCCCGCTGTCACTCCCATTCCACCGCAATATTATCAGGCTCGGACGGATGTGTTTAAAGCCTGGTGGGCCGGAAATATGATCCATCAGAAAATGACCATTACAGAAAAATTAACCCTTTTCTGGTTTAATCACTTTGCATTGGAGGCAGATACGGTTCAGATCGCACAGGCGATGTATTATTATTATAAACTACTCAGAGAAAATGCATTGGGTAATTTTAAAACCATGGTGAAGCTGGTATCCGTTGATCCGGCAATGCTCCGGTATCTAAATGGCCAGCTGAACAGCAAGGCTGCACCAGATGAAAATTACGCTCGCGAATTACAGGAACTTTTTACCATTGGAAAAGGACCGGATGCTACCTGGACAGAAGATGATGTGAAAGCTGCTGCGAAAGTTCTTACGGGCTATCGGATTAATCCATTGACCACACCGATTTCCTATTATTTTGACTTTAATCAGCACGATCTATCTACCAAAAGATTTTCAACTTTCTACAACAATAAAACCATCACCGGAAAATTTGGTCCGGCAGGAGAACAGGAATTGGATGAGCTGATTAACATGCTCACCGACAATATTGAAACTGCACGACACATGGTGCGTAAATTATACCAGTTTTTCGTGTATTACGAAATTCCAAATGATGTAGAGATGAATGTCATTAGACCACTTGCAGACCTTTATAAATCGTCAGGATACGACAACAAAAAAGTAGTAGAGACTTTGTTTAAGTCAGAGCATTTTTATGATATGCTCAGTGTGGGTTGTATCATCAAGAGTCCTTTGGATTATTCAATTGGGTTGACCAAAGAATTTTCTATTAAATTTCCCGACCAATCCAATCTGGTAAATCAGTATTTATCCTGGGGGCTTATAGCCTCTTTGTCTGCTTATCAGGGATTAAACATAGCCGATCCACCGGTAGTTTCCGGATGGCAGGCCTGGTATCAGTCTCCCCAGTTTCATGAGATTTGGATCAATGCAGATACGCTTGCAAACCGCAACAGGGTGGCAGAAAATATTACCAGCAGCAAAGGGGTAGAGTTTAATGGAATTTCCTTAAAAGTAGATCCCATAATTCTGGCATCCAGCTTTTCACAACCACAAGATGCCTTGCAGTTGGTGAAAGATTCTGTGGCCATCTTGTACAATTATACCCTTTCAGATACTTCCATTCAATATTTAAAATCTTTTCTAATTCAGGGACTTCCCGGGGACAGTTATTGGACAGACATCTGGTTAGAATATACCGGAAATCCAACAGATCCTGCCTTAAAAAATGCAGTGACCCTGAGATTAAATGCCCTCTTTAAAGAAATCATTAGCCAAGCAGAATATCATCTATCCTAA
- a CDS encoding DUF1501 domain-containing protein, with product MKRRKFIKSAAAASVVVPSMINGIPLQAHSNNAWLQSVLNPGLETDHVMVLIYLGGGNDGLNTVVPVDNYSRLDAARKNVLLPQNQLLKLNGFANTALHPAMTGMQTLFNEGKVNIVQSVGYPNPNFSHFRATDIWASASEANQYLDSGWLGRYLNEEFPGFPLDYPNAANPDPLAIQVGANLPLLFQGPNAQMSMNVSNPDIFGAWPTGLSDPPPATPLGHELNYIRTISRQSKTYADTLVKGFLKGNNLGNYPAGNYLADTLKVIARLINGGLKTRLYLVNLYGFDTHSDQVVTGNNATGAHANLLKLLSDAVFSFQRDIELMNVAHRVMGMTFSEFGRRIKSNDSVGTDHGAAAPLFVFGSKARGGITGNNPIIPSTVTENDNLPMQYDFRSVYASVLKDWFCVKDDSLQRILLKNFQALPLIKNECSTTDTKNLKDAEDALQIIASPNPMTSFTNIQIATGTDGVAQLQLIDPLGRLAKILFSGKLQNGTHQFSLENEGYAPGNYYIRLQQGNAQKTEPLLIVR from the coding sequence ATGAAACGTCGTAAGTTTATAAAATCCGCCGCCGCCGCAAGTGTTGTAGTGCCTTCCATGATCAATGGTATTCCGCTGCAGGCACACAGCAATAATGCATGGCTGCAATCTGTCCTGAATCCTGGATTGGAAACAGATCATGTGATGGTGCTTATTTATCTCGGAGGAGGTAATGATGGATTGAATACGGTAGTACCTGTAGATAATTACAGCCGACTGGATGCGGCCCGAAAAAATGTTTTGTTGCCACAAAATCAATTGTTGAAACTAAACGGATTTGCCAATACTGCACTTCATCCTGCCATGACCGGTATGCAGACTCTTTTTAATGAAGGGAAAGTAAACATCGTACAATCTGTGGGCTACCCAAATCCAAATTTTTCACACTTCAGGGCAACAGACATTTGGGCAAGCGCCAGCGAAGCCAATCAATACCTCGACTCTGGTTGGCTCGGAAGGTATCTGAATGAAGAATTTCCGGGTTTTCCGCTCGATTATCCGAATGCTGCAAATCCTGATCCGTTAGCCATCCAGGTAGGGGCTAATCTTCCGTTGCTTTTTCAGGGTCCAAATGCTCAAATGTCCATGAATGTGTCCAATCCGGACATTTTTGGGGCATGGCCAACCGGATTAAGTGATCCTCCACCAGCAACACCACTCGGTCATGAATTGAATTACATCCGAACTATAAGCCGACAATCCAAAACCTACGCGGATACGCTTGTTAAAGGTTTTTTAAAAGGTAATAATCTCGGAAATTACCCTGCAGGAAATTATTTAGCGGATACGCTGAAAGTGATCGCACGCCTGATTAATGGTGGCCTCAAAACCAGATTGTATTTGGTAAATCTATACGGCTTTGATACCCATTCTGATCAGGTGGTTACCGGTAACAACGCTACGGGAGCGCATGCCAACCTCTTGAAATTACTGAGTGATGCCGTTTTTTCATTTCAGCGTGATATAGAACTCATGAACGTGGCACATCGTGTCATGGGTATGACTTTTTCTGAATTTGGAAGAAGGATTAAATCCAACGACAGCGTAGGAACAGATCATGGTGCTGCAGCGCCTTTGTTTGTATTTGGTTCAAAGGCAAGAGGCGGAATTACAGGCAACAATCCAATTATTCCTTCGACCGTTACAGAAAATGACAATCTGCCCATGCAGTATGATTTCCGGTCTGTGTATGCATCAGTGCTCAAGGATTGGTTCTGTGTCAAGGATGATAGTCTGCAAAGAATTCTCTTAAAAAATTTCCAGGCACTTCCACTGATAAAAAATGAGTGCAGCACTACGGATACCAAGAATCTTAAAGATGCCGAAGATGCTCTGCAAATCATCGCCAGCCCAAATCCAATGACTTCTTTTACAAATATTCAAATTGCAACTGGCACAGATGGTGTAGCTCAGTTACAGTTGATAGATCCATTAGGCCGACTGGCTAAAATTTTATTTTCCGGCAAATTGCAAAACGGTACCCATCAGTTCAGTTTGGAAAATGAAGGGTACGCACCGGGCAATTATTACATCAGACTTCAACAGGGCAATGCACAAAAGACGGAGCCATTGTTGATTGTAAGATAG